One genomic window of Bradyrhizobium sp. B124 includes the following:
- a CDS encoding potassium channel family protein has product MRTGELRERWGDSLLTVLTILILVMMFVVAPLQALGLFEFQIFELFLALFLVGGVFLMSGSAIAVTAMLVALAMIVTGGILRLRSPSILDLNLFAGSWLIVGITLAVTVARATFAPGRVTYHRVVGAVLLYLSVAVIFSALYTFIGTLLPKAFSGMKMEDSPALANELIYFSFMTLTTTGYGDVAPLHPIARSLCNLEAIFGQLYPATLLARLVTLEITHSDQDS; this is encoded by the coding sequence ATGAGGACTGGCGAGCTGCGCGAGCGCTGGGGCGATTCCTTGCTGACCGTGCTCACCATCCTGATCCTTGTGATGATGTTCGTGGTGGCACCCCTGCAGGCGCTCGGCCTGTTCGAATTCCAGATCTTCGAGCTGTTTCTCGCGCTGTTCCTGGTCGGCGGCGTATTCCTGATGTCGGGCAGCGCAATTGCGGTCACCGCGATGCTGGTTGCACTCGCCATGATCGTCACGGGCGGGATCTTGCGGCTGCGCTCGCCCTCGATCCTCGACCTCAATCTGTTCGCGGGCTCGTGGCTGATCGTCGGCATCACCCTGGCCGTGACGGTGGCTCGTGCGACATTTGCGCCGGGCCGCGTGACCTATCACCGCGTGGTCGGCGCCGTCTTGCTCTATCTCTCCGTTGCCGTGATCTTCTCGGCACTCTACACCTTCATCGGCACGCTGCTGCCGAAGGCCTTTTCCGGGATGAAGATGGAGGACAGCCCCGCGCTGGCGAACGAGCTGATTTATTTCAGCTTCATGACGCTGACGACCACGGGCTACGGCGACGTCGCTCCGCTGCATCCGATCGCACGCAGCCTATGCAATCTCGAGGCGATCTTCGGCCAGCTCTATCCCGCAACCCTGCTGGCGCGGCTCGTGACGCTGGAGATCACGCACAGCGATCAGGATTCCTAG
- a CDS encoding Spy/CpxP family protein refolding chaperone, which produces MARPAASAFHAPQRPAMAPRPAPHFAAPSVRQAPHIAAPRIATHRPEFRRGAPLQRQAPHIAAPSRASSPSRLSERPSPTERVQQRAQQHQQLIQQRQQAAQQRQRDALSHQTAERQTRIDRLQQRVQQLQSQKVEGARAQRVHDRALQAQSRLLQREQRAQQADVARQQRLAPATTVGAAATTVGAAAATTAATQAAQRERFAARFRDQAGAQSQAALAVRQGGWAPRNAWRHGHRAAFVAWLGPVFLPYAYSDIFDYTFWSYAYEPGYWAYAYDDFVDTVFWDTNSPYSAYASINPGDYPATAGRDRSRQRADTSPQAIKQLCGEPDKGVTAWPLADITRAVRPSQQQRALLDELKTSAAKAADIFKDSCADSYAMTPTGRLRSMQNRISATLEAIRIVRPALENFYSSLSDEQQARFNALGPHVGERSPQQQTTAQSANCGDSKSDLAQLPINRIEASLHPAGKQKEALDRLSDATKTAIADLQAACPNDVPLTPVGRLEAMQHRLEAMQKAAKLIEPALDKFYAMLSSEQKARFNTLQQVASP; this is translated from the coding sequence ATGGCACGGCCGGCAGCATCCGCGTTCCATGCCCCGCAGCGACCGGCGATGGCGCCGCGCCCGGCACCGCATTTCGCCGCCCCGTCGGTGCGCCAAGCCCCCCATATCGCTGCGCCGCGGATCGCAACGCATCGACCCGAATTCCGTCGTGGGGCCCCGCTGCAGCGTCAGGCTCCGCATATTGCCGCGCCATCACGCGCGAGCTCACCGTCGCGCTTGAGCGAGCGACCGTCACCGACGGAGCGAGTTCAACAGCGCGCGCAGCAGCATCAGCAATTGATCCAGCAACGCCAGCAGGCGGCGCAGCAGCGGCAGCGTGATGCGCTCTCGCACCAGACCGCGGAGCGGCAGACCCGGATCGATCGCCTGCAGCAACGCGTGCAGCAATTGCAGTCGCAAAAGGTCGAAGGCGCACGCGCGCAACGCGTCCATGACCGTGCGCTGCAGGCGCAGAGCCGCCTGTTACAGCGCGAGCAGCGTGCGCAACAGGCGGACGTTGCCCGTCAGCAGCGATTGGCGCCGGCAACAACGGTTGGGGCCGCCGCAACAACGGTTGGGGCGGCCGCCGCGACCACTGCCGCGACGCAGGCGGCCCAGCGCGAGCGATTTGCCGCACGCTTCCGCGACCAGGCAGGTGCGCAAAGCCAGGCGGCGCTTGCGGTGCGTCAAGGCGGCTGGGCGCCCCGGAATGCCTGGCGACACGGCCACCGCGCGGCGTTCGTGGCGTGGCTTGGCCCGGTGTTCCTGCCTTACGCCTATTCGGACATCTTTGACTACACGTTCTGGTCCTATGCCTACGAGCCCGGCTATTGGGCCTACGCCTATGACGACTTCGTGGACACCGTGTTCTGGGACACCAACAGTCCCTACTCCGCCTATGCCAGCATCAACCCTGGCGACTATCCGGCCACCGCAGGCCGCGATCGGTCCCGTCAACGCGCCGATACGAGTCCGCAGGCAATCAAGCAGTTATGCGGAGAGCCGGACAAGGGCGTCACAGCCTGGCCGCTTGCCGACATCACGCGGGCGGTACGGCCGAGCCAGCAGCAGCGCGCGCTCCTCGACGAGTTGAAGACATCAGCGGCGAAGGCAGCCGATATCTTCAAGGATTCCTGCGCGGACAGCTATGCCATGACGCCAACCGGCCGCTTGCGGTCGATGCAAAATCGCATCAGCGCGACGCTCGAGGCGATCAGGATCGTGCGGCCGGCCCTGGAGAATTTCTACAGCTCGCTCAGCGACGAGCAACAGGCCCGCTTCAATGCGCTCGGTCCACATGTCGGCGAGCGTTCGCCGCAACAGCAAACGACCGCGCAATCCGCGAATTGCGGCGATTCGAAATCCGACCTGGCCCAGCTGCCGATCAACAGGATCGAGGCCTCGCTTCATCCGGCGGGCAAGCAGAAGGAAGCGCTCGACCGCCTGAGCGATGCGACCAAAACAGCCATAGCGGACCTGCAGGCAGCCTGCCCGAACGACGTGCCGCTGACGCCAGTCGGCCGCCTGGAGGCGATGCAGCACCGGCTCGAGGCCATGCAGAAGGCCGCGAAGTTGATCGAGCCTGCACTGGACAAGTTCTATGCCATGCTGAGCAGCGAGCAGAAAGCTCGCTTCAACACGCTGCAGCAAGTCGCGAGCCCCTGA
- the rocD gene encoding ornithine--oxo-acid transaminase, which yields MNASVTDFLATEAQFGTHNYEPIGVVLSRGEGVWVWDTDGNRYLDCLSAYSAVSQGHCHPKILAAMIEQAHRLTLTSRAFHNDQLAPFYRELAELTGSHKVLPMNSGAEAVESAIKSVRKRAYEVKGVPDGQAEIIVCANNFHGRTLGIVGFSTDPGSRDHFGPFAPGFKIIPFGDAAALEQAITANTAAFLVEPVQGEAGVIIPPPGYFARVRELCTARNVMLVLDEIQTGLGRTGKLLAEQHEGIEADVTLLGKALSGGFYPVSAVLSNNAVLGTLRPGQHGSTFGGNPLACAVARAALRVLVEEGMIENAAQQGARFLAGLQDIRANVIREVRGRGLMLAIELHPEAGGARRYCSALQARGILAKDTHEHTIRIAPPLVITADQVDWALERIASVLTQDVS from the coding sequence ATGAATGCATCGGTCACTGATTTCCTCGCAACCGAAGCGCAGTTCGGCACCCACAATTACGAGCCGATCGGGGTGGTGCTGTCCCGCGGCGAAGGCGTCTGGGTCTGGGACACCGATGGCAACCGGTACCTCGACTGTCTCTCCGCCTATTCGGCTGTGAGCCAGGGCCACTGTCATCCGAAGATCCTGGCAGCAATGATCGAGCAGGCGCATCGGCTGACGCTGACCTCGCGTGCCTTCCACAACGACCAGCTCGCCCCCTTCTATCGCGAGCTCGCGGAGCTGACCGGCTCGCACAAGGTGCTGCCGATGAACAGCGGTGCCGAAGCGGTGGAGAGCGCGATCAAGTCGGTGCGCAAACGGGCCTATGAGGTCAAGGGCGTGCCGGACGGGCAGGCCGAGATCATCGTCTGCGCAAATAATTTTCACGGACGCACGCTCGGCATCGTCGGCTTCTCGACCGACCCCGGATCCCGCGACCATTTCGGCCCGTTCGCGCCGGGCTTCAAAATCATCCCGTTCGGCGATGCCGCGGCGCTCGAGCAGGCGATCACGGCGAACACCGCGGCTTTCCTGGTCGAGCCGGTCCAGGGCGAGGCGGGCGTCATCATTCCCCCGCCCGGCTATTTCGCCCGCGTGCGCGAGCTGTGCACGGCGCGCAACGTGATGCTCGTGCTCGACGAGATCCAGACCGGACTCGGCCGCACCGGCAAGCTGCTCGCCGAGCAGCACGAGGGCATAGAGGCCGACGTGACGCTGCTCGGCAAGGCGCTGTCGGGCGGCTTCTATCCGGTGTCGGCGGTGCTCTCCAACAACGCCGTGCTCGGCACGCTGCGGCCGGGCCAGCACGGCTCGACCTTCGGCGGCAACCCGCTTGCATGTGCGGTGGCACGCGCAGCGCTGCGCGTGCTCGTCGAGGAAGGGATGATCGAGAACGCGGCACAACAGGGCGCGCGCTTTCTCGCCGGATTGCAGGACATCCGCGCCAACGTAATCCGCGAGGTGCGCGGGCGCGGGCTGATGCTGGCGATCGAATTACACCCGGAAGCCGGCGGTGCCCGCCGCTACTGCTCGGCGCTGCAGGCGCGTGGCATCCTCGCCAAGGACACCCACGAGCACACCATTCGCATCGCCCCGCCGCTGGTGATCACGGCCGATCAGGTCGACTGGGCGTTGGAGCGGATCGCGTCTGTCCTCACGCAGGATGTCTCCTGA
- a CDS encoding cytochrome P450 translates to MNGHARELADGFDLEKLTADFYANPYPTYRALREHAPVKRLPNGCYFLTRYDDLIAAYKNTKTFSSDKKKEFLPKYGNSLLYEHHTTSLVFNDPPAHSRVRRLIMGALSPRAIAGMEPDLIALVDSLLDRIATKDRFELIGDFASAIPVQVIGNLLDVPHDEREPLRDWSLAILGALEPVIGKDAFDRGNDAVKDFLAYLETLVERRRANPGNPERDVLTRLIQGEDNGERLTAKELLHNCIFLLNAGHETTTNLIGNGLVTLTQYPEEKQRLIAQPELIKIAVEEMLRYESSNQLGNRMIVEETELGGIKMPAGTLVTLCIGAANRDPAQFPNPEGFDVARTPNRHLAFGTGAHQCAGMALARLEGAIAISRFLARFPNYALDGAPVRGGRVRFRGFLSVPCSISA, encoded by the coding sequence ATGAACGGGCACGCGCGAGAGCTGGCTGACGGCTTCGACCTGGAAAAGCTGACGGCTGACTTCTACGCGAACCCCTACCCGACCTATCGCGCGCTGCGCGAGCACGCGCCGGTCAAGCGGCTGCCGAACGGCTGCTATTTCCTCACCCGCTACGACGACCTGATCGCCGCCTACAAGAACACCAAGACGTTCTCCTCCGACAAGAAGAAGGAGTTCTTGCCAAAATACGGCAACTCGCTGCTCTACGAGCACCACACGACCAGCCTCGTCTTCAACGACCCGCCGGCGCACTCCCGCGTGCGGCGGTTGATCATGGGCGCATTGTCGCCGCGGGCGATTGCCGGCATGGAGCCGGACCTGATTGCGCTGGTCGACAGCCTGCTCGACCGGATCGCCACGAAAGACCGCTTCGAGCTGATCGGCGACTTTGCTTCCGCAATCCCGGTCCAGGTGATCGGCAATTTGCTCGACGTGCCGCACGACGAGCGCGAGCCGCTGCGCGACTGGTCGCTGGCGATTTTGGGCGCGCTGGAGCCCGTGATCGGCAAGGACGCGTTCGACCGCGGCAACGATGCAGTGAAGGATTTCCTCGCCTATCTCGAAACCCTGGTCGAAAGGCGCCGCGCCAATCCGGGCAATCCCGAGCGCGACGTGCTGACGCGATTGATCCAGGGCGAGGACAATGGCGAGCGGCTGACCGCGAAGGAATTGCTGCACAATTGCATCTTCCTGCTCAATGCCGGCCACGAGACCACGACCAATCTGATCGGCAACGGGCTGGTGACGCTCACCCAATATCCCGAGGAGAAGCAGCGGCTGATCGCGCAGCCCGAGCTGATCAAGATCGCGGTCGAGGAGATGCTGCGCTACGAGAGTTCGAACCAGCTCGGCAACCGGATGATCGTGGAAGAGACCGAGCTCGGCGGCATCAAGATGCCGGCCGGCACGCTGGTCACTTTATGCATCGGCGCGGCCAACCGCGACCCCGCGCAGTTCCCCAACCCTGAAGGCTTCGACGTCGCACGCACGCCGAACCGCCACCTCGCCTTCGGCACCGGCGCGCATCAATGCGCGGGCATGGCGCTGGCGCGCCTCGAAGGCGCCATCGCGATCTCGCGCTTCCTGGCGCGCTTCCCGAACTACGCGCTCGACGGCGCCCCGGTCCGCGGCGGCCGGGTGCGCTTCCGCGGCTTCCTCAGCGTGCCGTGCAGCATCAGCGCATGA
- a CDS encoding phosphonopyruvate decarboxylase, which yields MHARADTAASWPEEIFSILQRFDVRQVPYVPDAGHSELIERVLGSSSMRGIALTTEEEGVALLAGAWAGGQRGVLLMQSSGVGNCINMLSLVQIFRLPFLTLVTMRGEWGEFNPWQVPMGSNTQGILELAGIKVLRASRPDEVREVVEAGAAQAYNACTPTAVLLSQRLIGAKVFTK from the coding sequence ATGCATGCCCGAGCCGACACCGCGGCCTCCTGGCCCGAGGAGATTTTTTCGATTCTGCAGCGCTTCGATGTGCGTCAAGTGCCCTACGTGCCGGACGCCGGGCATTCAGAGCTGATCGAGCGCGTGCTGGGATCGTCCTCGATGCGCGGCATTGCGCTGACCACCGAGGAGGAAGGCGTGGCGCTGCTGGCAGGCGCCTGGGCCGGCGGCCAGCGCGGCGTGCTGCTGATGCAGTCGAGCGGGGTCGGCAATTGCATCAACATGCTGTCGCTGGTGCAGATCTTCCGCTTGCCGTTCCTCACGCTGGTGACGATGCGCGGCGAATGGGGCGAGTTCAATCCCTGGCAGGTGCCGATGGGTTCGAACACCCAAGGCATTCTCGAATTGGCGGGGATCAAGGTGCTGCGCGCCTCGCGTCCGGACGAGGTGCGCGAAGTCGTCGAGGCCGGGGCGGCGCAAGCCTACAACGCCTGCACGCCAACCGCCGTCCTGCTGTCGCAGCGCCTGATCGGGGCAAAGGTCTTCACCAAATGA
- a CDS encoding thiamine pyrophosphate-dependent enzyme, whose product MSKANLLDRRAVVAELLRDRKGAFAIGGLGASTYDIAAAGDHDRNFYLWGGMGGAVMIGLGLALAQPTLPVVVITGDGEMLMGIGSLATVALQQPKNLSIIVLDNEAYGETGGQASHTGGPADLVGVAKACGIGDSRSISTMAEVEAFASSLQDVAAGPRFASAKIDGANLERVLSSRDGTYIVNRIRGSIGHTPI is encoded by the coding sequence ATGAGCAAAGCCAATCTCCTCGACCGCCGCGCCGTGGTTGCCGAACTGCTGAGGGATCGCAAGGGCGCCTTCGCCATCGGCGGCCTTGGCGCCTCGACCTATGACATCGCCGCCGCCGGCGACCACGACCGCAATTTCTATCTCTGGGGCGGCATGGGCGGCGCGGTGATGATCGGGCTCGGCCTCGCGCTGGCCCAGCCGACCCTGCCGGTCGTCGTGATCACCGGCGATGGCGAAATGCTGATGGGGATCGGGAGCCTCGCGACCGTCGCGCTGCAGCAGCCGAAAAACCTCTCGATCATCGTTCTCGACAACGAGGCCTATGGCGAGACCGGCGGCCAGGCCAGCCATACCGGCGGCCCCGCCGACCTCGTCGGTGTTGCCAAAGCCTGCGGAATCGGAGATAGCCGCTCGATCAGCACGATGGCTGAGGTCGAGGCTTTTGCTTCGTCTTTGCAAGATGTTGCGGCGGGACCACGGTTCGCCAGCGCGAAGATCGACGGGGCCAATCTGGAACGCGTGCTGTCGAGCCGCGACGGCACCTACATCGTCAACCGCATCAGAGGGTCGATCGGACACACTCCGATATAA
- a CDS encoding TetR/AcrR family transcriptional regulator: MSTLRMTSDLRRQLILSAAKRCFSRNGFAGTTTKSVAAAAAISEGLLFKHFPSKAALYAEILAEECEADPDLAHLLGQEPSTATLIELVQGMVGHFMQLRDAPDQEEAQRMRLMVTSHLDDGEFARLLYDKVGKLIGPTFAASLERAIAAGEATRIGDEPLNLFWFAHHTVLMGALTQLPATPCLPYGDAAAAERQLCQFILRGIGLTEAAISTHLGRQPSPSAGPSVTAESA; encoded by the coding sequence ATGTCTACCTTACGCATGACGAGTGACTTGCGGCGTCAGTTGATCCTGAGCGCTGCCAAGCGGTGTTTCTCCCGCAACGGCTTTGCCGGCACCACGACAAAGAGCGTGGCGGCCGCGGCTGCCATTTCGGAAGGGCTGCTGTTCAAGCACTTCCCGTCGAAGGCTGCGCTCTACGCCGAAATCCTTGCCGAAGAGTGCGAGGCGGATCCCGATCTCGCGCATCTGCTCGGCCAAGAGCCCTCCACAGCGACGCTGATCGAACTGGTGCAGGGCATGGTCGGCCACTTCATGCAGCTGCGCGATGCGCCCGACCAGGAAGAGGCGCAGCGGATGCGGCTGATGGTGACGAGCCATCTCGACGACGGCGAGTTTGCGCGCCTGCTCTACGACAAGGTCGGCAAGCTGATCGGTCCGACCTTCGCTGCCTCGCTTGAGCGTGCGATCGCCGCCGGCGAAGCGACGCGGATCGGTGACGAGCCGCTCAACCTGTTCTGGTTTGCGCACCATACCGTGCTTATGGGCGCACTGACGCAGCTGCCTGCGACACCTTGTCTCCCCTATGGGGATGCCGCTGCGGCCGAGCGGCAGCTTTGCCAGTTCATTCTTCGCGGCATCGGACTTACCGAAGCCGCAATTTCAACTCATTTGGGCCGCCAGCCGTCGCCGAGCGCAGGACCGTCGGTAACTGCAGAAAGTGCATGA
- a CDS encoding efflux RND transporter periplasmic adaptor subunit, with amino-acid sequence MNIQTESHISGQPLKEKQAKRPVRLVRWFIIVGLLLALLVGALVGFNAFRSHMIAQFFANNKPPPSNVSIAEAKTEVIPNLLTAVGDLVAVHQVNVTTDVPGRITEIHFTAGSHVKAGTPLVQLFDAPEQGDLASFKAQATVGEQQLDRAKQLASRQFGPQSTVDTAQATYDQAKAGIAKTEALISQKLVRAPFEGDLGVRQVEVGQYLTAGTQIVSLTDLSVLYANLTVTEKQSSQIKVGQAVRVAVDAYPGRTFEGKITTIEPQIATETRNIRVQATIQNPESILKPGMFATTTIVLPEKPPVVTIPETAVDYTLYGDSVFLITEKKGEDGKTSLTADRTFVKTGNRVEGRVQILKGLKAGDRVVAVGQIKLQSGMAVAISNDPQPPVPAEPPRY; translated from the coding sequence ATGAATATCCAGACCGAAAGCCACATCTCGGGGCAACCGCTCAAGGAGAAGCAAGCCAAGCGTCCCGTCCGCCTGGTGCGTTGGTTCATCATCGTGGGATTGTTGCTGGCCCTGCTGGTCGGCGCGCTGGTCGGCTTCAACGCCTTCCGCAGCCACATGATCGCGCAGTTCTTCGCCAACAATAAGCCGCCGCCGTCGAACGTCTCGATCGCCGAGGCGAAGACCGAGGTGATTCCGAACCTGCTGACCGCCGTCGGCGATCTCGTCGCCGTGCACCAGGTCAATGTCACGACCGACGTGCCGGGCCGCATCACCGAGATCCATTTCACCGCCGGCAGCCATGTGAAGGCGGGCACGCCGCTGGTGCAGTTGTTCGACGCGCCGGAGCAGGGCGACCTCGCCAGCTTCAAGGCGCAGGCGACCGTGGGCGAGCAGCAGCTCGACCGCGCCAAGCAGCTCGCGTCACGCCAGTTCGGGCCGCAGTCGACCGTCGATACGGCGCAGGCGACCTACGACCAGGCCAAGGCGGGCATTGCCAAGACCGAAGCGCTGATCTCGCAGAAGCTGGTGCGCGCGCCGTTCGAAGGTGATCTCGGCGTTCGCCAGGTCGAAGTCGGCCAGTATCTGACGGCGGGCACGCAGATCGTGTCGCTGACGGATCTGTCGGTGCTGTATGCCAACCTGACCGTGACCGAGAAGCAGAGCTCGCAGATCAAGGTCGGCCAGGCCGTGCGGGTCGCGGTCGATGCCTATCCGGGCCGCACCTTCGAGGGCAAGATCACCACCATCGAGCCGCAGATCGCGACCGAGACCCGCAACATCCGGGTGCAGGCGACGATCCAGAATCCGGAAAGCATCCTCAAGCCCGGCATGTTCGCGACCACCACGATCGTGCTGCCCGAGAAGCCGCCGGTCGTGACCATTCCCGAAACCGCCGTCGACTACACGCTGTACGGCGACTCGGTGTTCCTGATCACCGAGAAGAAGGGTGAGGACGGCAAGACCAGCCTGACCGCGGACCGCACTTTCGTGAAGACGGGCAACCGCGTCGAAGGCCGCGTCCAAATCCTCAAGGGCCTGAAGGCCGGGGACAGGGTCGTCGCCGTCGGCCAGATCAAGCTGCAATCGGGCATGGCTGTTGCGATCTCGAACGATCCGCAGCCGCCGGTTCCGGCCGAGCCGCCGCGCTACTGA
- a CDS encoding multidrug efflux RND transporter permease subunit, with translation MAFTDIFIKRPVLSVVVSLLILLIGLRAAMVLPIRQYPNLSNTVVTITTSYPGASPELINGFITTPIEQAVASAEGVDYMTSNSVLGTSTIQVYVKLNHDPNQALTEVLAKVNSVKYLIPKEAFDPVVSKATGDTIAVMYLGFSSEELTGSAISDYLTRVVQPVLSTVDGVASADILGGQTFAMRVWLDPNRMAGRGVSPNDVAAAIAANNFQAAAGQTKGFFIVSNVSANTDLQNIDQFKRMIVKAKDGGFVRIEDIATVELAAQSTDASVAFNGEHAIFIGIKATPQGNPLTLVKGVRALFPDLERNLPPSMKMKVAYDSTKFIQSSIDEVEKTLTEAVLIVVVVIFLFLASLRSVIIPVVTIPLSLIGVCILMLAAGFSFNLLTLLAMVLAIGLVVDDAIVVVENIHRHLEEGLPPVQASLKGAREIVGPVVSMTITLAAVYAPIGFLGGVTGTLFREFAFTLAGSVIVSGVIALTLSPMMCSVFLKSAEEGRFARLVNRVFGALTRAYGRQLDRSLDYRPITALFAVTILGLVGFLYMHIQKELAPQEDQGIVFAVTKAPKYANIDYIDFYGDKMDKEFKKFPETDLRFILNGITGPQGGFAGMLLKPWDERKRSAQTLQPLVQAELSKIEGVSAFAFSLPPLPGGPGGLPVQMVISSTAGFQQVFDQMSKLKDAARKSGLFIVTDSDLDFNQPVVRVKVDRSKASDLGITMQSIGGALATLLGGNYVNRFNLEGRSYQVIPQVPRVSRLAPESFDNFYVPTATGQLVRLSTVVTVETGVDPNALTHYNQLNSSTFQAVPMPGVSMGQAVEFLQGEAKKLPSGFSYDFLADSRQYVHEGNQLLVTFAFAIIIIFLVLAAQFESLRDPFVIMISVPMAIVGALIPLFFGVATMNIYTQVGLLTLVGLITKHGILMVEFANELQLKEGLDRRSAIEMSARIRLRPILMTTAAMVTGLLPLLTASGAGAASRFSIGLVVVAGMTIGTLFTLFVLPAVYMTIATDHQAAARSERAKQIADYELDGREGALKPT, from the coding sequence ATGGCCTTCACTGATATTTTCATCAAGCGCCCGGTGCTGTCGGTCGTGGTCAGCCTGCTGATCCTCTTGATCGGCTTGCGCGCGGCGATGGTGCTGCCGATCCGGCAATATCCGAACCTGTCGAACACCGTCGTGACGATCACGACGTCATATCCCGGCGCGTCGCCCGAGCTGATCAACGGCTTCATCACCACGCCGATCGAGCAGGCCGTCGCTTCGGCCGAAGGCGTCGACTACATGACGTCGAACTCGGTGCTCGGCACTTCGACGATCCAGGTCTACGTCAAGCTCAATCACGATCCGAACCAGGCGCTAACCGAAGTGCTCGCCAAGGTCAATTCGGTCAAATATCTGATCCCGAAGGAAGCCTTCGATCCGGTAGTGAGCAAGGCGACCGGCGACACCATCGCCGTGATGTATCTCGGCTTCTCCAGCGAAGAGCTGACCGGATCGGCGATCTCGGACTATCTGACCCGCGTCGTGCAGCCGGTGCTCTCGACGGTCGACGGCGTCGCTTCGGCCGACATCCTGGGCGGCCAGACCTTTGCGATGCGTGTCTGGCTCGATCCGAACCGGATGGCTGGACGCGGCGTGTCGCCCAACGACGTCGCCGCTGCGATCGCCGCCAACAACTTCCAGGCGGCCGCCGGCCAGACCAAGGGCTTCTTCATCGTCTCCAACGTCTCGGCCAATACCGACCTTCAGAACATCGATCAGTTCAAGCGGATGATCGTGAAGGCGAAGGACGGCGGCTTCGTGCGCATCGAGGACATCGCGACGGTGGAGCTCGCGGCGCAGTCGACCGACGCCAGCGTCGCCTTCAACGGCGAGCATGCGATCTTCATCGGCATCAAGGCGACGCCGCAAGGCAACCCGCTGACCCTGGTGAAGGGCGTGCGCGCGCTGTTCCCCGACCTCGAGCGCAACCTGCCGCCGTCGATGAAGATGAAGGTGGCCTACGACTCCACCAAGTTCATCCAATCGTCGATCGACGAGGTCGAGAAGACGCTGACTGAAGCGGTTCTGATCGTCGTCGTCGTCATCTTCCTGTTCTTGGCGTCGCTGCGCTCGGTGATCATCCCCGTCGTCACCATTCCGCTGTCGCTGATCGGCGTCTGCATCCTGATGCTGGCCGCAGGCTTCAGCTTCAACCTGCTGACGCTGCTGGCGATGGTGCTGGCGATCGGTCTCGTGGTCGACGACGCCATTGTGGTGGTGGAGAACATCCATCGACATCTCGAGGAGGGCCTGCCACCAGTGCAGGCATCGCTGAAAGGTGCGCGCGAGATCGTGGGCCCGGTCGTCTCGATGACGATCACGCTCGCGGCGGTGTACGCGCCGATCGGCTTCCTCGGCGGCGTCACCGGCACGCTGTTCCGCGAATTCGCCTTCACGCTGGCGGGCTCCGTGATCGTGTCGGGCGTGATCGCGCTGACGCTGTCGCCGATGATGTGCTCGGTGTTCCTGAAGAGCGCGGAAGAGGGGCGTTTCGCCAGGCTGGTCAATCGCGTGTTCGGCGCGTTGACGCGCGCCTATGGCCGCCAGCTCGACCGTTCGCTCGATTACCGCCCGATCACGGCCCTTTTCGCCGTGACCATCCTCGGTCTGGTCGGCTTCCTCTATATGCACATCCAGAAGGAGCTGGCGCCGCAGGAAGACCAGGGCATCGTGTTCGCGGTGACCAAGGCGCCGAAATACGCCAACATCGACTACATCGATTTCTACGGCGACAAGATGGACAAGGAGTTCAAGAAGTTCCCGGAGACCGACCTGCGGTTCATCCTGAACGGCATCACCGGTCCGCAGGGCGGCTTCGCCGGCATGCTGCTCAAGCCGTGGGATGAGCGCAAGCGCTCGGCCCAGACGCTGCAGCCGCTGGTGCAGGCCGAGCTGTCGAAGATCGAGGGCGTCAGCGCGTTCGCGTTCAGCCTGCCGCCGTTGCCCGGCGGCCCCGGCGGTCTGCCGGTGCAGATGGTGATCTCATCGACGGCCGGATTCCAGCAGGTGTTCGACCAGATGAGCAAGCTGAAGGATGCCGCGCGCAAGAGCGGCCTGTTCATCGTCACCGACAGTGACCTCGACTTCAACCAGCCGGTGGTCCGGGTGAAGGTCGATCGCTCCAAGGCGAGCGACCTCGGCATCACCATGCAGTCGATCGGCGGTGCGCTGGCGACGCTGCTCGGCGGCAACTACGTCAACCGCTTCAACCTCGAAGGACGCTCCTATCAGGTGATCCCGCAGGTGCCGCGCGTCAGCCGGCTCGCGCCCGAATCGTTCGACAACTTCTACGTCCCGACCGCGACCGGGCAGCTGGTGCGGCTGTCGACCGTGGTTACGGTCGAGACCGGCGTCGATCCGAACGCGCTGACCCACTACAACCAGCTCAACTCGTCGACTTTCCAGGCGGTGCCGATGCCCGGCGTTTCGATGGGGCAGGCGGTCGAGTTCCTGCAGGGTGAAGCCAAGAAGCTGCCGTCCGGCTTCAGCTACGACTTCCTGGCCGACTCCCGCCAGTACGTCCACGAAGGCAACCAGCTGCTGGTCACCTTCGCGTTCGCCATCATCATCATCTTCCTGGTGCTGGCGGCGCAGTTCGAGAGCCTGCGCGATCCCTTCGTGATCATGATCAGCGTGCCGATGGCGATCGTCGGCGCCCTGATCCCGCTGTTCTTTGGTGTCGCCACCATGAACATCTACACCCAGGTGGGCCTGCTGACGCTGGTCGGACTGATCACCAAGCACGGCATCCTGATGGTGGAGTTCGCCAACGAGCTGCAGCTCAAGGAGGGACTGGACCGCCGTTCGGCGATCGAGATGTCGGCCCGGATTCGTTTGCGTCCGATCC